Below is a window of Fluviibacter phosphoraccumulans DNA.
CCATGCTCAAACTGGCCGAAAACTATGGTGACCGCCCCGCCGAGGAACTACCCGCGCTGTTTCAACGGATTCTGCAGAACACCATTCGCGACTTTTACCGGCGCAGCAAGGTGCGCAATCTGTGGACGACTCTGTTTTCGGCACTGGGTGGCGGCGAAGACGAGGACGATCAGGAAAAAATCGATCGTTTGCGCTCACCCGATGCCGACCAGGCTGAACGGCCTGAAGATGCCCTGGCGCAACGCCGAACACTAGAGGCGATTGAAGACGCCTTGGCAACTTTGCCCGCACGTCAACGAGAAGCCTTCCTCCTGCGTTATTGGGAAGGATTAGATACTGCAGAAACTGCCGAAGCCATGGGTTGCTCCCAAGGCAGCGTCAAAACCCACTGTTCCCGAGCCACACAAACTCTGGCAGCGGCCCTGAAAGAAAAAGGACATCAGCTATGACCCATCCATCGCAGCAACATGACCGCACGCAGGACGACCTGCTGGCTAAAGCCGTGGCGCGCGCATTGGATCAGGGCAACGAGATGCTTCCTAGCCGGGTAACTGCACGCCTGGCACAAATGCGCGAACAGGCACTTTCCCACCAAAAACAATGGCAAAGTGCCCTACAACTGGCCGGACAAAGCACCCATCGCGCCGTCGGCAGCCTGTTTGGGGATAGCTTTGGTTCAGCCACCGATTGGCGGCGCTGGGCCGCATCGGCTGGCATTTTGTTGCTCACCGGTGCTTTTATGTTCTGGCAGGCACAAACGCAGATTGAAGATCTGGCCAGTGAAGATAGCGCACTGCTCAGCGAAGCGCTACCACCTAACGCTTTGATTGATAAAGGATTTCAGACATGGCTTTCCACCGGAACGCCAACCGTAACGGACTGATCCTGATTGCGGTACTGGTCGCTGCCATTACTGTGGCGGTGGCGTACCCACGCGCGCGCCCAAACCAGGACACGCCCAGCGGTGTGCGGGTGGCTGTACCACCGCAGCCCAACTGGAAAGAACTGAAACCCGCTCAGCAGGCTATTCTGGCGCCACTGGAAGAAGACTGGAACAACATGGAGCGCTTCCGCCGCAAAAAGTGGCTGGAAATTGCTGCTAAATATCCCAATCTGAGCGAGGCAGAACAAGAACGCGTGCACGAACGCATGCAGGTGTGGGCCAATCTGACACCCGCCCAACGCCAAGCTGCACGTGAACGCTTCCGCGAACTGGCCAAACAGACGAATCCCGAGGAACGGGCTGAACTCGCCCAGAAATGGGCGGATTACCAGAACCTGCCTGAAAATGTGCGCGCCCGCCTAGAGGAAGAGGCACGCGAGCTTGAACTGTCCAACAAGCGCGCTGCGCGAACACCGGCGGTGGATGGCAAACCCGTAGCCACCACCACCAAAGAAGGTGCCCTGCCTGCCGGGACTGCCGCAGGCTCTTTAGCGACGGCGCCTGGCGCCGTCAAACTCGTACCGCCCAAAGCTGCCGCCCCAGTCAGCCCACTGACTTTTGCGCCCACAAAACCGGTAGAAGACAGCGCAAGTCCGGCGACTAACACGGAGTCTTCCGGCAATGACAGCCGCTGAACGCGCGCCCTTGGCACGACGCCTGGGGAGCCTGCTTTATGAAGCGCTGGTCATTCTGGCCTTAAGCATCTTTCTTTTTATCCTGCCGGTCGCCATTTTTGCCGGCCTGACGCAACGCATGCCCGGAACGGCGCTACTCTGGTTTTATCTGTTTACGCTGCTCGGCACTTATTTTGTCTGGTGCTGGGCCCGCGCCGGCCAGACACTGGCCATGAAAACCTGGCGCTTACGCTTGATCGATGCACAATCGGGTCGGCCGCTGCGCCCGTTACAAGCCATTGTCCGTTACGGCATGGGCTGGCTGTGCTGGCCAACGGGCCTGGCGCTGCTCTGGAGTTTTATCGATCCGGACCGGCAATTTCTCCATGACCGTATTGCCGGCAGCCGGATCGTACAGATCCCTAAATAATTAACGTTTCTCGGCGCGCTTAAGCAGGGTGATGGCCGCACCCATAAACAAAATCATCGGCATAGCGGCGGTAACAAACGGCGACCAGTTATTGATCGCCCCCAGGCTGGAAACCAGCCCGTTCAGCATGTAGAACAGCGCACCAATCATCACGCCGGCAAAAATACGCAAGCTCACACCGCCCACGCGATCATGCCGGTAGGCAAACGGCAGCGCCAGCGCCATCATCACCAGGATCGATAACGGATAAAACACCTTCTTCCAAATGGCGATGACGTAGGTGTCACTGCCCAGCCCATTGCGCTTGAGATGCTGGATGTAGGTATACAACTCATAAATCGACATCAGATGCGGCCGCACCAACAAGACCTGTAGCACGTCCGGGGTAATGGCCGATTGCCAGGCCTTGCTCGGCAATTGCACCTGACGCACGCGCTGGCCCTCCAGCAAGGTTTCGGTCACGTCATTGAGCATCCAGGTATCTGGTGCCTGAAAAGTCGCTGTCTTGGCGTAGGACACGCGGTCCAGCGTCATATCCTTGCGGAATTGATAGATCCGTACCGATTCGAGACGGCCATCCGGGCGCAAGGCATTGATGTTGGCAAAGGTTTTGTCATCCTTGACCCAGACGCCCGACTGCAGGCCCTGGGTAATGGTGCCGCTCATGGCTTTCACCCGCCATTCCTGGGCCTTTTGTT
It encodes the following:
- a CDS encoding RNA polymerase sigma factor codes for the protein MATPRELDAFLADVERRAYKTAWFAVHNEENALDIVQDAMLKLAENYGDRPAEELPALFQRILQNTIRDFYRRSKVRNLWTTLFSALGGGEDEDDQEKIDRLRSPDADQAERPEDALAQRRTLEAIEDALATLPARQREAFLLRYWEGLDTAETAEAMGCSQGSVKTHCSRATQTLAAALKEKGHQL
- a CDS encoding DUF3619 family protein — encoded protein: MTHPSQQHDRTQDDLLAKAVARALDQGNEMLPSRVTARLAQMREQALSHQKQWQSALQLAGQSTHRAVGSLFGDSFGSATDWRRWAASAGILLLTGAFMFWQAQTQIEDLASEDSALLSEALPPNALIDKGFQTWLSTGTPTVTD
- a CDS encoding DUF3106 domain-containing protein; translation: MAFHRNANRNGLILIAVLVAAITVAVAYPRARPNQDTPSGVRVAVPPQPNWKELKPAQQAILAPLEEDWNNMERFRRKKWLEIAAKYPNLSEAEQERVHERMQVWANLTPAQRQAARERFRELAKQTNPEERAELAQKWADYQNLPENVRARLEEEARELELSNKRAARTPAVDGKPVATTTKEGALPAGTAAGSLATAPGAVKLVPPKAAAPVSPLTFAPTKPVEDSASPATNTESSGNDSR
- a CDS encoding RDD family protein, whose translation is MTAAERAPLARRLGSLLYEALVILALSIFLFILPVAIFAGLTQRMPGTALLWFYLFTLLGTYFVWCWARAGQTLAMKTWRLRLIDAQSGRPLRPLQAIVRYGMGWLCWPTGLALLWSFIDPDRQFLHDRIAGSRIVQIPK
- the lptG gene encoding LPS export ABC transporter permease LptG → MIYRKYVGREVLLATLLILGAFMVLFAFFDLMGELGKLGEGGYKLHEAIVYVALIQPGRIYELMPICVLIGTLYALSNLARHSEINVLRVSGVSSTELLTTLMRVGFWLVLTTFVLGEFIVAPAEQKAQEWRVKAMSGTITQGLQSGVWVKDDKTFANINALRPDGRLESVRIYQFRKDMTLDRVSYAKTATFQAPDTWMLNDVTETLLEGQRVRQVQLPSKAWQSAITPDVLQVLLVRPHLMSIYELYTYIQHLKRNGLGSDTYVIAIWKKVFYPLSILVMMALALPFAYRHDRVGGVSLRIFAGVMIGALFYMLNGLVSSLGAINNWSPFVTAAMPMILFMGAAITLLKRAEKR